From Egicoccus sp. AB-alg6-2, one genomic window encodes:
- a CDS encoding flotillin family protein gives MLDFIFNSPLVAAIIGVVVLLILVAYLIVNRIKVAGPNEAYIITGRKGSPVKNPETGEVSHDMSGQKVVMGASVFVLPFVQRLHVMDLSSRRISVSIRGAVSSQGIKCDLDGVAVVKVGGNEDAIRAASQRFLTQQREVDTFTTEVLAGSLRAIVGRLTIEEIIKDRATFASAVAEEAETSLTNQGLTLDTFQLQDIQAEGEYLTDLGRPEAARVEQTAKIAEARANQAAEEERLRAEEAVAIQQRQLELKQAEIKAEIDEAQAQAAAAGPLREAARNREVIQEQQLVAEQEAQLRDRQLDAEVRKPADAERYRIEQEAEARKNSAIFDADAEKARRARMAEAVELEGRAEAAAILARGEAEAEARRKNAEAFSHYGDAAVIDLLTSILPDLVSAASEPISAIDRLTVISTDGASDLTRNVASNVEQGIQIGSDLTGLDLKALLSRLGGNRDADA, from the coding sequence ATGCTCGACTTCATCTTCAACTCACCGCTGGTGGCCGCCATCATCGGTGTGGTCGTCCTGCTGATCCTCGTCGCGTACCTGATCGTCAACCGGATCAAGGTGGCCGGCCCGAACGAGGCCTACATCATCACGGGGCGCAAGGGCTCGCCGGTCAAGAACCCGGAGACGGGCGAGGTCTCGCACGACATGAGCGGGCAGAAGGTGGTCATGGGGGCCAGCGTGTTCGTGCTGCCCTTCGTCCAACGACTCCACGTCATGGACCTCTCCAGCCGCCGGATCTCGGTCAGCATCCGCGGTGCCGTGTCCAGCCAGGGCATCAAGTGCGACCTCGACGGGGTCGCGGTCGTCAAGGTCGGCGGGAACGAGGACGCGATCCGGGCCGCCTCGCAGCGCTTCCTGACCCAGCAGCGCGAGGTCGACACCTTCACCACCGAGGTGCTCGCCGGCTCCCTGCGCGCGATCGTGGGTCGCCTCACGATCGAGGAGATCATCAAGGACCGTGCGACGTTCGCGTCCGCGGTGGCCGAGGAGGCCGAGACCTCGTTGACCAACCAGGGGCTCACCCTCGACACGTTCCAGTTGCAGGACATCCAGGCCGAGGGTGAGTACCTCACCGACCTCGGGCGTCCCGAGGCGGCCCGGGTCGAGCAGACCGCCAAGATCGCCGAGGCACGCGCCAACCAGGCCGCCGAGGAGGAGCGCCTGCGCGCCGAAGAGGCCGTCGCCATCCAGCAGCGGCAACTCGAGCTCAAGCAGGCCGAGATCAAGGCCGAGATCGACGAGGCGCAGGCACAGGCGGCTGCCGCCGGCCCGCTGCGTGAGGCGGCCCGTAACCGCGAGGTGATCCAGGAGCAGCAGCTGGTCGCCGAGCAGGAGGCCCAGCTGCGCGACCGCCAGCTCGACGCCGAGGTGCGCAAGCCCGCCGACGCCGAGCGCTACCGGATCGAGCAGGAGGCCGAGGCACGCAAGAACTCGGCCATCTTCGACGCCGACGCCGAGAAGGCACGTCGTGCCCGCATGGCCGAGGCGGTCGAGCTCGAAGGGCGCGCCGAGGCGGCCGCGATCCTTGCGCGCGGTGAGGCCGAGGCCGAGGCGCGGCGCAAGAACGCCGAGGCGTTCAGCCACTACGGCGACGCCGCGGTCATCGACCTGCTCACCTCGATCCTGCCCGATCTCGTCAGCGCGGCCAGCGAACCGATCAGCGCGATCGACCGCTTGACGGTCATCTCCACCGATGGCGCCTCGGACCTGACCCGCAACGTCGCCAGCAACGTCGAACAGGGCATCCAGATCGGCTCGGACCTGACCGGCCTGGACCTCAAGGCGCTGCTGAGCCGTCTGGGCGGCAACCGCGACGCGGACGCCTGA
- a CDS encoding NfeD family protein, producing the protein MLEFLLRGETVTPFIVIGAVGLALVLLSLVLGEVFEGLFDFDAGGGMFSGPVLGSFLASFGFGAALIIYTTDAGAAIGALGGLGSGIVVGGIALVMMRSLLNMPTDETVTTTGLTGAPGIVITTIPEQGFGEVTIRHHGSQNKYNARALTSIPAGSPVRVTAVLSSSAVQVEPVASD; encoded by the coding sequence ATGCTGGAGTTCCTGCTCAGAGGGGAGACGGTGACGCCGTTCATCGTGATCGGCGCCGTGGGGCTGGCGCTGGTGCTGCTGTCGCTCGTCCTGGGCGAGGTGTTCGAGGGGTTGTTCGACTTCGACGCGGGCGGCGGGATGTTCTCGGGCCCGGTGCTCGGTTCCTTCCTCGCCAGCTTCGGATTCGGTGCCGCCCTGATCATCTACACCACGGACGCCGGTGCGGCCATCGGGGCGCTCGGGGGGCTGGGCAGCGGCATCGTCGTGGGCGGGATCGCGCTGGTGATGATGCGGTCACTGCTCAACATGCCCACCGACGAGACCGTGACGACCACGGGACTCACCGGCGCGCCCGGGATCGTGATCACCACCATCCCCGAGCAGGGGTTCGGCGAGGTCACGATCCGCCACCACGGCAGCCAGAACAAGTACAACGCCCGCGCCCTGACCTCCATCCCCGCCGGCTCACCCGTGCGGGTGACGGCGGTGCTCTCGTCCTCCGCGGTGCAGGTCGAACCGGTCGCCAGCGACTGA
- a CDS encoding sorbosone dehydrogenase family protein, which yields MRAHRRITATLVALLLVTGACDAGDDPPASDPTSTPAEPDPTGEADPPTQPDDGGEPDDAEPDDEAAGTEDPPEATGTEPVDLQVRTVVTGLEAPWDVVDHAGRVLVTERDTGRLLEISGDGDHTEVRRFPVDATGEGGLLGLASDDVSLFVYYTADDGNRVVRLDDVDGGEEQPLLTGIPKGPTHNGGRLAIGPDEQLYVGTGDAGNAASAADLDALAGKILRVARDGQVPADNPFDGSPVWTLGHRNVQGLAFDPEGRLWAAELGPDVDDEINLIEAGQDYGWPEVTGAPGVDGLVDAAFVAQPAEASWSGAAVVDGGAIPQWEGDLLVTGLRGERLWRLTLDGATVTAAEELHVGEFGRLRTARVAPDGSVWLLTSNRDGRGSPTDEDDRLLRVGP from the coding sequence ATGCGGGCACACCGGCGGATCACGGCGACCCTGGTGGCGCTGCTGCTGGTCACGGGGGCCTGCGACGCGGGCGACGACCCTCCCGCCAGCGACCCGACTTCGACCCCGGCGGAGCCGGACCCGACGGGCGAAGCCGATCCCCCGACGCAGCCCGACGACGGCGGCGAACCCGACGACGCCGAGCCCGACGACGAGGCAGCGGGGACGGAAGACCCGCCGGAGGCCACCGGGACCGAGCCGGTGGACCTGCAGGTCCGCACCGTCGTCACCGGCCTCGAGGCGCCCTGGGACGTGGTCGACCACGCAGGCCGGGTGCTCGTGACCGAACGTGACACCGGCCGACTGCTGGAGATCAGCGGTGACGGCGACCACACGGAGGTGCGCCGCTTCCCGGTGGACGCCACCGGTGAGGGGGGGCTGCTCGGCCTGGCCAGCGACGACGTGTCGCTGTTCGTCTACTACACCGCCGACGACGGCAACCGCGTCGTGCGACTCGACGACGTCGACGGCGGCGAGGAGCAGCCGCTGCTGACCGGCATCCCGAAGGGCCCGACCCACAACGGCGGGCGCCTGGCCATCGGACCCGACGAGCAGCTGTATGTCGGCACGGGTGACGCCGGGAACGCCGCGTCGGCGGCCGACCTCGACGCCCTGGCCGGCAAGATTCTGCGGGTCGCCCGTGACGGGCAGGTCCCCGCGGACAATCCCTTCGACGGCTCCCCCGTGTGGACGCTCGGGCACCGCAACGTCCAGGGCCTCGCGTTCGATCCCGAGGGCCGGCTTTGGGCGGCGGAACTCGGGCCGGACGTCGACGACGAGATCAACCTGATCGAGGCGGGCCAGGACTACGGCTGGCCCGAGGTGACCGGCGCTCCGGGCGTGGACGGGCTCGTCGACGCCGCGTTCGTGGCCCAGCCGGCCGAGGCGTCGTGGTCGGGAGCCGCCGTCGTCGACGGAGGCGCCATCCCGCAGTGGGAGGGGGACCTGCTGGTCACCGGTCTGCGGGGTGAACGCTTGTGGCGTCTGACCCTGGACGGCGCGACGGTGACGGCGGCCGAGGAACTGCACGTCGGCGAGTTCGGGCGCCTGCGCACCGCGCGGGTGGCCCCGGACGGTTCGGTGTGGCTGCTGACCTCGAACCGGGACGGCCGCGGCTCGCCCACCGACGAGGACGACCGGCTGCTGCGCGTCGGCCCCTGA